In Nymphaea colorata isolate Beijing-Zhang1983 chromosome 3, ASM883128v2, whole genome shotgun sequence, a genomic segment contains:
- the LOC116250566 gene encoding ACT domain-containing protein ACR3-like isoform X2, which translates to MNIIYPPYVDPQFQTLFERIHSPRVCIDNDTCRDCTLVKVDSANKHGLLLEMVQVLTDLDLVISKSYVSSDGGWLMDVFHVTDQLGRKLTDEGLIRFIQQAVEARREEDAKEVRTCLGRIVGAKLPAQYTVFEMTGTDRPGLLSEISAVLKDMNCNVVSAHLWTHNARMACIAFVTDCTTSKPITDLERLDLLRDQLCNVLRINNGCRDERRAVRAMVLSRLTHAERRLHQMMFEDKDYEGVGGADDRKKQDGVGTTVSIDHCQERSYSVVTVLSRDRPKLLFDTVVTLTDMKYVVFHAAISSKGSLAIQEYFVRHMDGCTLNTESEKRRVVKCLEAAIERRNTQGLRLDVRTYDRIGLLTDITRVFRENGLMVTRAEVSTSGDSVSDTFFVTDSSGNDIDYETIDRIRQEIGNVEVITSCNLVKRSNSTANGNGQERPSFFSIGNLLWSQLERFSGNFGSIKS; encoded by the exons ATGAATATAATATACCCTCCTTATGTGGATCCACAATTCCAGACATTGTTCGAGAGGATTCATTCACCAAG AGTTTGCATTGACAACGACACCTGTCGAGATTGCACGCTGGTGAAG GTGGATAGTGCAAACAAGCACGGACTCCTGTTGGAGATGGTTCAAGTACTAACGGACCTCGACCTTGTCATCTCAAAATCATACGTCTCCTCTGACGGAGGATGGCTCATGGATG TGTTTCATGTCACGGATCAGCTCGGGCGCAAACTCACAGACGAGGGCCTCATTCGCTTCATCCAACAG GCTGTTGAggcaagaagagaagaggaTGCTAAAGAGGTGAGGACCTGCCTTGGAAGAATAGTCGGGGCTAAGCTTCCTGCGCAGTATACAGTATTCGAAATGACTGGGACAGACCGGCCAGGGCTCCTATCTGAGATCTCAGCGGTGCTCAAGGACATGAACTGCAATGTGGTGTCTGCTCATCTCTGGACTCATAATGCCCGCATGGCATGCATCGCCTTTGTGACTGACTGCACCACGTCCAAGCCCATTACAGACCTCGAACGACTGGACCTGTTGAGGGATCAGCTCTGCAACGTGCTGAGGATTAACAATGGCTGCAGGGATGAAAGAAGAGCAGTTCGAGCGATGGTCCTGTCCCGCCTGACTCACGCTGAGCGCAGGTTGCACCAAATGATGTTCGAGGACAAGGATTATGAGGGAGTTGGAGGTGCAGATGATAGGAAGAAGCAGGATGGTGTAGGTACCACGGTATCAATTGATCATTGCCAGGAGAGGAGCTATTCGGTTGTGACTGTCCTTAGTAGAGACAGGCCTAAGCTGCTGTTTGACACCGTTGTCACTCTCACTGACATGAAATATGTGGTCTTCCATGCTGCCATCAGTTCTAAAGGTTCCTTGGCTATTCAG GAGTACTTTGTTCGTCATATGGATGGTTGCACCCTGAATACCGAAAGTGAGAAACGCAGGGTTGTCAAATGTTTGGAAGCCGCAATAGAGAGAAGAAATACCCAG GGATTAAGATTGGATGTGCGAACATATGACAGAATCGGACTTCTAACAGACATCACACGCGTGTTTCGTGAAAATGGTCTTATGGTGACGAGAGCGGAGGTGTCAACAAGTGGTGACTCTGTGTCGGACACGTTCTTTGTAACTGATTCGTCGGGAAATGATATAGATTATGAGACGATTGATCGGATCAGGCAAGAGATTGGCAATGTGGAGGTCATCACCTCATGTAACCTGGTGAAGCGCAGCAATAGTACTGCCAACGGCAACGGTCAGGAGCGACCGAGTTTCTTCTCCATCGGCAACCTCCTATGGTCTCAGCTCGAACGGTTCTCCGGTAACTTTGGATCTATAAAGtcttga
- the LOC116250567 gene encoding lecithin-cholesterol acyltransferase-like 1: MRRRRDLLLLVLLLMAVETMGMLIHNGMSSSAAAPGHLLHPIVVVPGSGGNQLEARLTDAYKPSSVFCRPCARTKDWFRLWFDASVLVAPLTKCFADRMTLHYDAETDTYRNAPGVETRVPHFGSTRALLNLDPNLGQITSYMAPLVHALEEIGYVDEQTLFGAPYDFRYGLGNNHSSSVGSRFLADLKGLVEKASSCNGGKKVILISHSLGGLWTLHLLNRNSLSWRRKYVQHFIALSPPWAGTVQELIVFASGYSLGVPLVNPLLVRAEQRSSESNLWLLPSPVVFGRKPVVITPNRTYSASDIPEFLADIGFPEGVNPYKLRILPLMSELVAPLVPVTCLIGTGVDTPETLFYGKDGFDRQPEVVYGDGDGTVNSASLLAAVSAWEGVREQSLKVRRFPHVSHTSILKDEASVSAVIREVSSINSLATRLVQ, from the exons atgaggagaagaagagatttGCTTCTGTTGGTGTTACTGTTGATGGCAGTGGAAACGATGGGGATGCTTATCCATAACGGAATGTCATCGTCGGCGGCGGCCCCGGGGCATCTGCTGCATCCCATCGTGGTGGTGCCCGGCAGCGGCGGGAATCAGCTGGAAGCGCGGCTTACCGACGCCTACAAGCCCTCGAGCGTCTTCTGCAGGCCGTGCGCCCGCACCAAGGACTGGTTCAGGCTATGGTTCGACGCCTCCGTCCTCGTGGCTCCCTTGACGAAATGCTTCGCCGACCGGATGACTCTGCACTACGACGCCGAGACGGACACCTACCGGAACGCGCCGGGCGTGGAGACGAGGGTCCCTCACTTTGGCTCCACTAGAGCGCTTCTCAACCTCGATCCCAACCTCGG GCAGATCACCTCATACATGGCGCCCCTGGTGCATGCTCTTGAAGAAATTGGCTACGTCGATGAACAGACCCTGTTTGGTGCACCCTACGATTTTCGCTATGGTCTCGGGAACAACCATTCTTCATCAGTGGGCTCACGGTTCTTGGCAGATCTCAAAGGCTTGGTAGAGAAAGCAAGCTCCTGTAATGGGGGCAAGAAAGTGATCTTAATAAGTCACAGCCTTGGAGGACTATGGACGCTCCATCTCCTCAACAGAAACTCCTTATCGTGGCGCCGGAAGTACGTGCAACACTTCATAGCTTTGTCGCCCCCATGGGCTGGTACTGTTCAAGAGCTTATCGTCTTTGCATCAGGCTACTCCCTCGGCGTTCCCCTAGTGAATCCATTGCTCGTCAGGGCAGAGCAGAGGAGCTCCGAGAGCAACCTATGGCTTCTCCCTTCCCCAGTGGTTTTCGGACGCAAGCCTGTGGTGATCACGCCGAACAGGACCTATTCAGCTTCCGACATACCGGAATTCCTCGCCGACATCGGGTTTCCGGAGGGCGTTAATCCTTACAAGTTGCGGATTCTGCCATTGATGTCTGAGCTGGTTGCACCATTGGTGCCCGTAACTTGCTTGATTGGAACAGGGGTTGATACACCTGAGACTCTGTTCTATGGGAAGGATGGATTTGATAGGCAGCCTGAAGTTGTGtatggagatggagatggaaCTGTAAACTCGGCGAGCCTGTTGGCTGCAGTATCGGCATGGGAGGGTGTGAGGGAACAGTCACTGAAGGTGAGAAGGTTTCCCCATGTTTCCCATACTTCAATTTTGAAAGATGAAGCTTCTGTCAGCGCAGTCATCCGGGAGGTTTCATCCATAAATTCTTTGGCCACAAGATTAGTGCAATGA
- the LOC116250566 gene encoding ACT domain-containing protein ACR3-like isoform X1, producing the protein MRDEISRLLVSRMNIIYPPYVDPQFQTLFERIHSPRVCIDNDTCRDCTLVKVDSANKHGLLLEMVQVLTDLDLVISKSYVSSDGGWLMDVFHVTDQLGRKLTDEGLIRFIQQAVEARREEDAKEVRTCLGRIVGAKLPAQYTVFEMTGTDRPGLLSEISAVLKDMNCNVVSAHLWTHNARMACIAFVTDCTTSKPITDLERLDLLRDQLCNVLRINNGCRDERRAVRAMVLSRLTHAERRLHQMMFEDKDYEGVGGADDRKKQDGVGTTVSIDHCQERSYSVVTVLSRDRPKLLFDTVVTLTDMKYVVFHAAISSKGSLAIQEYFVRHMDGCTLNTESEKRRVVKCLEAAIERRNTQGLRLDVRTYDRIGLLTDITRVFRENGLMVTRAEVSTSGDSVSDTFFVTDSSGNDIDYETIDRIRQEIGNVEVITSCNLVKRSNSTANGNGQERPSFFSIGNLLWSQLERFSGNFGSIKS; encoded by the exons ATGAGAGACGAGATCAGTCGACTATTGGTTTCTAG GATGAATATAATATACCCTCCTTATGTGGATCCACAATTCCAGACATTGTTCGAGAGGATTCATTCACCAAG AGTTTGCATTGACAACGACACCTGTCGAGATTGCACGCTGGTGAAG GTGGATAGTGCAAACAAGCACGGACTCCTGTTGGAGATGGTTCAAGTACTAACGGACCTCGACCTTGTCATCTCAAAATCATACGTCTCCTCTGACGGAGGATGGCTCATGGATG TGTTTCATGTCACGGATCAGCTCGGGCGCAAACTCACAGACGAGGGCCTCATTCGCTTCATCCAACAG GCTGTTGAggcaagaagagaagaggaTGCTAAAGAGGTGAGGACCTGCCTTGGAAGAATAGTCGGGGCTAAGCTTCCTGCGCAGTATACAGTATTCGAAATGACTGGGACAGACCGGCCAGGGCTCCTATCTGAGATCTCAGCGGTGCTCAAGGACATGAACTGCAATGTGGTGTCTGCTCATCTCTGGACTCATAATGCCCGCATGGCATGCATCGCCTTTGTGACTGACTGCACCACGTCCAAGCCCATTACAGACCTCGAACGACTGGACCTGTTGAGGGATCAGCTCTGCAACGTGCTGAGGATTAACAATGGCTGCAGGGATGAAAGAAGAGCAGTTCGAGCGATGGTCCTGTCCCGCCTGACTCACGCTGAGCGCAGGTTGCACCAAATGATGTTCGAGGACAAGGATTATGAGGGAGTTGGAGGTGCAGATGATAGGAAGAAGCAGGATGGTGTAGGTACCACGGTATCAATTGATCATTGCCAGGAGAGGAGCTATTCGGTTGTGACTGTCCTTAGTAGAGACAGGCCTAAGCTGCTGTTTGACACCGTTGTCACTCTCACTGACATGAAATATGTGGTCTTCCATGCTGCCATCAGTTCTAAAGGTTCCTTGGCTATTCAG GAGTACTTTGTTCGTCATATGGATGGTTGCACCCTGAATACCGAAAGTGAGAAACGCAGGGTTGTCAAATGTTTGGAAGCCGCAATAGAGAGAAGAAATACCCAG GGATTAAGATTGGATGTGCGAACATATGACAGAATCGGACTTCTAACAGACATCACACGCGTGTTTCGTGAAAATGGTCTTATGGTGACGAGAGCGGAGGTGTCAACAAGTGGTGACTCTGTGTCGGACACGTTCTTTGTAACTGATTCGTCGGGAAATGATATAGATTATGAGACGATTGATCGGATCAGGCAAGAGATTGGCAATGTGGAGGTCATCACCTCATGTAACCTGGTGAAGCGCAGCAATAGTACTGCCAACGGCAACGGTCAGGAGCGACCGAGTTTCTTCTCCATCGGCAACCTCCTATGGTCTCAGCTCGAACGGTTCTCCGGTAACTTTGGATCTATAAAGtcttga
- the LOC116250566 gene encoding ACT domain-containing protein ACR3-like isoform X3 — MRDEISRLLVSRMNIIYPPYVDPQFQTLFERIHSPRVCIDNDTCRDCTLVKVDSANKHGLLLEMVQVLTDLDLVISKSYVSSDGGWLMDVFHVTDQLGRKLTDEGLIRFIQQAVEARREEDAKEVRTCLGRIVGAKLPAQYTVFEMTGTDRPGLLSEISAVLKDMNCNVVSAHLWTHNARMACIAFVTDCTTSKPITDLERLDLLRDQLCNVLRINNGCRDERRAVRAMVLSRLTHAERRLHQMMFEDKDYEGVGGADDRKKQDGVGTTVSIDHCQERSYSVVTVLSRDRPKLLFDTVVTLTDMKYVVFHAAISSKGSLAIQEYFVRHMDGCTLNTESEKRRVVKCLEAAIERRNTQDRSSSCLHQRESLAHIC, encoded by the exons ATGAGAGACGAGATCAGTCGACTATTGGTTTCTAG GATGAATATAATATACCCTCCTTATGTGGATCCACAATTCCAGACATTGTTCGAGAGGATTCATTCACCAAG AGTTTGCATTGACAACGACACCTGTCGAGATTGCACGCTGGTGAAG GTGGATAGTGCAAACAAGCACGGACTCCTGTTGGAGATGGTTCAAGTACTAACGGACCTCGACCTTGTCATCTCAAAATCATACGTCTCCTCTGACGGAGGATGGCTCATGGATG TGTTTCATGTCACGGATCAGCTCGGGCGCAAACTCACAGACGAGGGCCTCATTCGCTTCATCCAACAG GCTGTTGAggcaagaagagaagaggaTGCTAAAGAGGTGAGGACCTGCCTTGGAAGAATAGTCGGGGCTAAGCTTCCTGCGCAGTATACAGTATTCGAAATGACTGGGACAGACCGGCCAGGGCTCCTATCTGAGATCTCAGCGGTGCTCAAGGACATGAACTGCAATGTGGTGTCTGCTCATCTCTGGACTCATAATGCCCGCATGGCATGCATCGCCTTTGTGACTGACTGCACCACGTCCAAGCCCATTACAGACCTCGAACGACTGGACCTGTTGAGGGATCAGCTCTGCAACGTGCTGAGGATTAACAATGGCTGCAGGGATGAAAGAAGAGCAGTTCGAGCGATGGTCCTGTCCCGCCTGACTCACGCTGAGCGCAGGTTGCACCAAATGATGTTCGAGGACAAGGATTATGAGGGAGTTGGAGGTGCAGATGATAGGAAGAAGCAGGATGGTGTAGGTACCACGGTATCAATTGATCATTGCCAGGAGAGGAGCTATTCGGTTGTGACTGTCCTTAGTAGAGACAGGCCTAAGCTGCTGTTTGACACCGTTGTCACTCTCACTGACATGAAATATGTGGTCTTCCATGCTGCCATCAGTTCTAAAGGTTCCTTGGCTATTCAG GAGTACTTTGTTCGTCATATGGATGGTTGCACCCTGAATACCGAAAGTGAGAAACGCAGGGTTGTCAAATGTTTGGAAGCCGCAATAGAGAGAAGAAATACCCAG GACCGATCTAGTTCTTGCCTTCACCAACGAGAGAGTCTCGCGCACATTTGTTGA